A stretch of the Chondrinema litorale genome encodes the following:
- a CDS encoding DUF3078 domain-containing protein, with translation MTLKLKQLFFVTLIGFSLNSFGQTNTTATTDTTYWVKGTSISLNFNQAAFSSNWKAGGVNSISFGGLFSTRANYARNKTTWDNAFELQYGVVNNEGQSTRKSADRIYFDTKVGHKLSDSKWSIFGSMNFLTQFTKGYEYGEDAVTGDETKTLISNFMAPGFLTFAWGMEYKPVDFFYVRLSPFAPRFTFVTDDDILDNPETSNYGVEDGSHVRQEWLAFQLLSELNKDVSENLNLKLRYLMYANYEEFSGDKIDHRLDAIITASVTKYINTSLTLNLLYDYDQDDQIQLAQALALGFQYKFGNAAK, from the coding sequence ATGACATTGAAACTAAAACAGCTATTTTTTGTCACACTAATAGGATTCTCTCTCAACAGTTTCGGACAAACAAATACTACTGCAACTACTGATACAACTTACTGGGTTAAAGGCACAAGTATCAGTTTAAATTTTAATCAGGCGGCTTTCAGTTCTAACTGGAAAGCTGGTGGAGTAAACTCTATTTCATTCGGTGGTTTATTTAGTACACGTGCTAATTATGCAAGAAACAAAACCACTTGGGATAATGCTTTCGAATTACAATATGGTGTTGTAAATAACGAGGGACAAAGTACTAGAAAAAGTGCCGACCGTATCTACTTTGATACCAAAGTTGGTCATAAATTATCTGACTCTAAGTGGAGTATTTTTGGTTCTATGAATTTTCTAACTCAGTTTACAAAGGGTTATGAATATGGAGAAGATGCAGTAACAGGTGATGAAACCAAAACGCTTATCTCGAACTTTATGGCGCCAGGCTTTTTAACCTTCGCTTGGGGTATGGAATACAAACCTGTAGATTTCTTTTATGTAAGGCTTTCACCTTTTGCTCCTCGTTTTACATTTGTTACTGACGATGATATTTTAGATAACCCAGAAACCAGTAATTACGGTGTTGAAGATGGAAGTCATGTAAGACAAGAATGGTTGGCATTCCAATTACTTTCTGAACTAAACAAAGATGTTTCAGAAAATCTGAACTTGAAATTAAGATATTTAATGTATGCTAACTACGAAGAGTTTTCAGGAGATAAAATTGACCATAGATTAGATGCAATTATAACTGCTAGTGTTACAAAATACATCAACACCAGTTTAACTCTTAACTTGTTATACGACTACGATCAAGACGATCAAATTCAGCTAGCACAAGCTTTAGCACTTGGTTTCCAGTACAAATTTGGTAACGCAGCTAAGTAA
- a CDS encoding DUF389 domain-containing protein, which translates to MNKEVKERNKALKSLVRYIKKVINRIMSLADDTDVEGTISGIKGGIVLEGSNLWILICSTFIACIGLDTNSPAVIIGAMLISPLMSPILGIGLSVGINDRDSLMKSLRNFAVAISLSLMVSIVYFTFTPFGNFTDEMKARITPTALDALVALFGGLAGIIAGSRTNKTNAIPGVAIATALMPPLCTSGFGLATGRGDVFFGAFYLFFINAVLISISTYVIVRILKFPQVEILDPVVAKRATMYGYIFLTLLMIPSFIFLMSSLKNITESNVLKSFIQDNIHDDVEKGAQWTYRADNDSTGTLKVYYFGSYIAPDSVGRLQFKLVKQMKESLLLRFSVPDSLGIELTPTDAPPDEERKQLSEEMTELRLKVLAMEQVQNNDMEKKTTAVDSLKNELTKVMSDSLPFNEISDELKAIFPEVEKFAIARTNQTSFDSLGKKQVVTALVKWDKSVYRAYDKKQKQDRIEKFLEVKLKRKEVEVVSY; encoded by the coding sequence ATGAACAAAGAAGTAAAAGAAAGGAATAAAGCTTTAAAGTCTCTTGTCAGATATATCAAAAAGGTAATCAATAGAATTATGAGCCTGGCTGATGATACTGACGTAGAAGGAACAATCAGTGGTATCAAGGGGGGTATCGTTTTAGAAGGATCTAACCTTTGGATTCTGATATGTTCAACCTTTATTGCATGTATCGGTTTAGATACAAACTCGCCAGCGGTTATTATCGGTGCGATGCTTATTTCTCCCTTAATGTCTCCAATCTTGGGAATTGGTTTATCTGTCGGTATTAACGATAGAGATAGTTTAATGAAATCGCTAAGAAACTTTGCTGTAGCAATTTCATTATCATTAATGGTAAGTATTGTTTACTTTACCTTTACTCCTTTTGGTAATTTTACCGATGAAATGAAAGCCAGAATTACCCCAACTGCATTGGATGCTTTGGTTGCGCTATTTGGTGGTTTGGCAGGTATTATTGCAGGTTCAAGAACAAACAAAACCAACGCTATACCGGGTGTGGCTATCGCTACAGCTTTAATGCCTCCGTTATGTACATCTGGTTTTGGTCTGGCAACTGGAAGGGGCGATGTATTCTTTGGAGCTTTTTACTTGTTCTTTATAAACGCAGTATTAATTAGTATTTCAACATATGTAATTGTTAGAATTCTTAAATTCCCTCAGGTTGAAATTCTTGACCCAGTTGTGGCAAAAAGAGCAACCATGTATGGATATATATTTCTTACTTTATTAATGATACCAAGTTTTATATTCTTGATGTCGTCATTAAAAAATATAACAGAAAGCAATGTGCTAAAGTCGTTTATTCAAGACAACATTCACGATGATGTGGAGAAAGGAGCACAGTGGACCTATCGGGCAGATAATGATAGTACGGGTACGCTCAAAGTCTATTACTTTGGCTCTTACATTGCACCAGACTCTGTAGGCAGGTTACAATTTAAGTTGGTTAAACAAATGAAAGAAAGTCTACTTTTAAGATTTTCGGTTCCAGACTCATTGGGTATCGAACTTACTCCAACCGATGCACCACCTGACGAAGAAAGAAAACAGTTATCTGAAGAGATGACAGAATTGAGATTGAAAGTATTGGCAATGGAGCAAGTTCAAAATAATGATATGGAGAAAAAAACTACTGCGGTTGATAGTCTTAAAAATGAGTTAACTAAAGTAATGTCTGACAGTTTGCCTTTTAATGAAATTTCGGATGAACTTAAAGCGATATTTCCTGAAGTAGAAAAATTCGCTATTGCCAGAACCAATCAAACATCATTTGATTCTTTAGGCAAAAAACAAGTAGTTACTGCCTTAGTAAAATGGGATAAATCTGTTTACAGGGCCTACGATAAGAAGCAAAAGCAAGATAGAATAGAAAAATTCCTTGAAGTAAAGCTTAAAAGGAAAGAGGTTGAGGTAGTATCTTATTGA
- a CDS encoding HepT-like ribonuclease domain-containing protein, producing the protein MSNQPELNQHNTFVLHIINEILTEANSSSHEEFEKNEQLKERIYSQLQEVGQASYEILNMPDVELENRNIYENLANFRNARYNQETELDHNLIWGVITNDLPEIEIMLERSIEPVENE; encoded by the coding sequence ATGAGCAATCAACCAGAATTAAACCAACACAACACATTTGTACTACATATTATCAATGAAATTCTTACCGAGGCAAATTCAAGTAGCCACGAAGAATTTGAGAAAAACGAACAACTAAAAGAAAGAATCTATTCTCAACTGCAAGAAGTTGGGCAAGCTTCTTATGAAATCCTGAATATGCCAGATGTGGAATTAGAAAACAGAAACATCTACGAGAATTTGGCAAATTTTAGAAATGCCAGATACAATCAGGAAACAGAGCTTGACCATAACTTAATCTGGGGAGTGATTACCAACGATTTACCTGAAATTGAAATAATGTTGGAGAGGAGTATAGAGCCAGTTGAGAATGAATAA
- a CDS encoding 6-phosphofructokinase — protein sequence MKKVLVLTGGGDCPGLNAVIRGIVKRALQEEDWQVFGSIEAYNGVLNYPEEIIPLDNKAIAGIHVKGGTILKTTTKGGPFSWPVQDEDGSWTAVDRSDEMIKKLKTMGFDAVISIGGDGSQRISHALFEKGLPIIGVPKTIDNDLSSTDYTFGFQTAVQEASEAIDKLVTTAESHHRVMILEVMGRSAGWIALHAAISSGAEVCLIPEIPYDIKKVQERIEKRYNCGKGFAVVVVAEGAMPKEGTIVARASDEVGYENLRLGGVAYTLSAELKASGCTADIREMVLGHLQRGGTPVAFDRVLATQYGVKAFEMVLNGDFGQMVAFKNNQITQVSLLEATKSYNFVDLDSYLLKTAKGVGISFGE from the coding sequence ATGAAAAAAGTATTAGTACTAACAGGAGGAGGAGATTGTCCCGGATTAAATGCTGTAATTAGAGGAATTGTTAAAAGAGCTTTGCAAGAAGAAGACTGGCAGGTTTTCGGAAGTATAGAGGCTTACAATGGTGTGTTAAATTATCCCGAAGAAATAATTCCATTAGATAATAAAGCAATTGCAGGTATACATGTAAAAGGTGGTACCATTTTAAAAACTACTACTAAAGGTGGTCCATTTAGCTGGCCAGTACAAGATGAAGATGGCTCGTGGACGGCAGTTGACAGGTCTGATGAAATGATTAAGAAACTAAAAACAATGGGCTTCGATGCTGTAATCTCAATTGGAGGTGATGGTTCTCAAAGAATAAGTCATGCTTTGTTCGAAAAAGGATTACCTATTATTGGAGTACCTAAAACTATAGATAATGATCTTTCTTCAACTGATTATACTTTTGGTTTCCAAACGGCAGTACAAGAAGCAAGTGAAGCAATAGATAAATTAGTTACTACAGCAGAAAGCCACCACAGAGTAATGATCTTAGAAGTGATGGGTAGAAGCGCAGGATGGATTGCATTGCATGCAGCCATTTCTTCTGGTGCTGAGGTATGTTTAATTCCAGAGATTCCGTACGATATTAAAAAAGTACAAGAAAGAATAGAGAAGAGGTATAACTGTGGGAAAGGTTTTGCCGTGGTAGTTGTGGCTGAGGGTGCTATGCCTAAAGAAGGAACCATAGTAGCCAGAGCAAGTGACGAAGTAGGTTATGAGAATTTGAGATTAGGAGGGGTTGCTTATACACTTTCTGCCGAACTAAAAGCCTCTGGTTGCACAGCAGATATTAGAGAAATGGTATTAGGGCATTTACAAAGAGGAGGTACACCTGTTGCTTTCGATAGAGTTTTAGCAACACAATACGGAGTGAAAGCTTTTGAAATGGTATTGAATGGTGATTTCGGCCAAATGGTAGCTTTTAAAAATAACCAAATTACTCAGGTATCTTTACTAGAAGCAACTAAGTCTTACAATTTTGTCGATTTAGATTCTTACCTATTAAAAACAGCCAAAGGAGTAGGCATTTCATTCGGAGAATAA
- a CDS encoding LytR/AlgR family response regulator transcription factor, whose translation MDEIAVIIVDDEKEAREGVALLLEKDKEINVKALCKNGLEAIKAVQEHQPELMFLDIQMPSINGFEVLSSLSEANLPEVIFITAFDQYSLKAFENHAVDYLLKPFTDDRFFKALEFAKKRIYANRKNKENSNLTGLLGDIKEKATNNSPQQIVPEGGSNNKIINNRLVIKADGKIYFVDLSQIIWVQAYDYYVKIHVKERFYLVRESMKKMEQFLPSEQFIRVHKSSIINLHHVVELEPYFNNEFVATMSNGGKIKTSRNYRDNLSGIL comes from the coding sequence ATGGATGAGATTGCAGTAATAATTGTAGATGATGAAAAAGAAGCAAGAGAAGGTGTTGCCCTTTTGCTAGAAAAAGATAAAGAAATTAATGTAAAAGCCCTTTGCAAAAATGGACTCGAAGCCATAAAGGCAGTACAAGAACACCAACCAGAATTAATGTTTCTGGATATTCAGATGCCTTCTATTAATGGTTTTGAAGTGTTGAGTAGTTTAAGTGAAGCCAATTTGCCAGAAGTTATTTTCATCACCGCTTTCGATCAGTATTCGCTAAAAGCATTTGAAAACCACGCGGTAGATTATTTACTAAAACCCTTTACCGACGACCGCTTTTTTAAAGCTTTGGAGTTTGCCAAGAAAAGAATTTATGCTAACAGAAAAAACAAAGAAAATTCTAATCTAACAGGTCTACTTGGAGATATTAAAGAAAAAGCTACGAATAATTCACCTCAACAAATTGTACCAGAAGGCGGTAGTAATAATAAAATCATCAATAACAGATTGGTAATTAAGGCCGATGGTAAAATTTATTTTGTAGATCTTTCGCAAATAATCTGGGTACAGGCTTACGATTATTATGTAAAAATTCATGTGAAAGAACGCTTTTATCTGGTGAGAGAGAGTATGAAAAAGATGGAGCAGTTCTTACCATCTGAACAGTTTATAAGAGTGCACAAATCGAGTATTATCAATTTGCATCATGTAGTGGAGTTAGAACCTTATTTTAACAATGAGTTTGTGGCTACAATGAGTAATGGCGGAAAAATTAAAACCAGCAGAAACTACAGAGATAATTTGAGTGGCATTTTATAG
- a CDS encoding lysophospholipid acyltransferase family protein: MMKTQPHFSYTDHNDPLIKKGLIRLLEWFSGKKVLANRYAKAQLFIKQNCWNFWKASLQALEIDLNYNDFALESFTQKKALVVIANHPFGILDGIIICYLIEQIRPDFKILTNSMLCQADEINPYLLPIDFAETKEALQKNLQSRKAALEHLKNNGTIILFPAGGVSTTHGYTGKARDFEWKTFTATLIHQANADVLPVFFHGQNSRLFQWVSQFSQTLRLSLLINEACNKIGKEIKINIGEVVPYHSIAHLKNRKILTEHLRAITYSLEKPKEIA; this comes from the coding sequence ATGATGAAAACGCAACCTCATTTTTCATATACTGATCATAATGATCCCCTGATAAAGAAGGGTTTAATTCGTTTATTAGAATGGTTTTCTGGTAAGAAAGTATTAGCAAATCGCTATGCAAAGGCACAACTATTTATTAAACAAAATTGTTGGAACTTTTGGAAGGCGAGTTTACAAGCTTTGGAAATTGATTTGAATTATAATGATTTTGCATTAGAAAGCTTTACTCAGAAAAAGGCTTTAGTCGTGATTGCCAATCATCCCTTTGGTATTTTAGATGGAATAATTATCTGTTATTTGATAGAACAGATTAGACCTGACTTTAAGATTTTGACAAACAGTATGCTCTGCCAAGCAGATGAGATAAATCCATATTTATTACCCATAGATTTTGCAGAAACAAAAGAAGCATTACAAAAAAACCTGCAATCGAGAAAAGCTGCTTTGGAGCATTTAAAAAATAATGGAACAATAATTTTATTTCCGGCAGGAGGTGTATCTACTACTCATGGATACACAGGAAAAGCAAGAGATTTTGAGTGGAAAACTTTTACCGCTACTTTAATCCATCAGGCGAATGCAGATGTGCTCCCTGTCTTTTTTCATGGGCAAAATAGCAGACTGTTTCAGTGGGTAAGCCAGTTTAGCCAAACTTTGAGATTGTCTCTACTAATAAATGAGGCATGCAACAAAATTGGAAAGGAAATTAAAATCAATATTGGTGAGGTGGTTCCTTATCATTCTATTGCACACCTTAAAAATCGGAAAATATTAACTGAACATCTCAGAGCAATTACTTATAGTTTAGAGAAACCCAAAGAAATTGCTTGA
- a CDS encoding AI-2E family transporter has protein sequence MKTFKRIDYSSKILFIVVVVILALFFLKALLAPIFFSAFIAVLLLPICDKLESWKVSRVLSIVLVLVTITLTILLLFYLFSAQINSFLNDFPNIESKIQEDFNHLLDTVSNWFGISQSEQENYLKKISSNFMSSGGRYATRALGVTSDVISFLGMVPIYCFLILLYRDKFIKGFLQFFSKEKHKEIDNMLVQMKDTIQSYFFGLMKVVGIIAVLNTVGLLLLGIKYAVFLALFSALLTVLPYVGVVVGGLLPVMVALVTKDSIWYAAGVVGIYWLVQFLEGNYITPKVVGSEVKLNAMAVIFGLLAFGQLWGLIGLILAVPSMAVIKLVCSHFDSLQGVATILGKD, from the coding sequence ATGAAGACATTTAAACGAATAGACTATAGTAGTAAAATTCTCTTCATTGTGGTTGTGGTAATTTTAGCCTTGTTCTTTTTAAAGGCACTGCTAGCGCCGATATTTTTTTCAGCTTTTATAGCAGTATTATTATTACCAATTTGCGATAAACTAGAATCATGGAAAGTAAGTAGAGTACTTTCCATTGTTCTGGTTTTAGTAACTATCACCCTAACAATTTTGCTGTTGTTTTATCTGTTTTCAGCGCAGATCAACAGTTTCTTGAACGATTTCCCCAACATAGAAAGCAAGATTCAAGAAGACTTTAACCATTTGCTCGATACAGTTAGTAATTGGTTTGGTATTTCTCAATCTGAACAAGAAAACTATCTTAAGAAAATTAGCTCCAATTTTATGTCATCTGGTGGAAGGTATGCGACCAGAGCATTGGGAGTAACTTCGGATGTAATCTCATTTTTAGGAATGGTACCAATTTACTGTTTCTTAATTCTGCTTTACAGAGATAAATTTATCAAAGGATTTCTACAGTTTTTCTCCAAAGAAAAGCATAAGGAAATCGACAATATGCTCGTGCAAATGAAAGATACCATCCAATCTTATTTCTTTGGATTAATGAAGGTAGTGGGAATTATTGCTGTTTTAAACACTGTCGGTTTATTATTATTAGGGATAAAATATGCGGTATTTCTTGCCTTGTTTTCAGCTTTGCTAACTGTTTTACCTTATGTAGGTGTAGTAGTAGGGGGCTTGCTTCCAGTAATGGTGGCTTTGGTCACAAAAGATTCTATTTGGTATGCAGCCGGAGTTGTAGGTATTTATTGGCTAGTGCAGTTTCTCGAAGGGAATTACATTACACCAAAAGTGGTGGGTTCAGAAGTAAAACTCAATGCAATGGCTGTAATTTTTGGCTTATTGGCATTTGGTCAGTTATGGGGATTAATCGGTTTAATACTAGCAGTACCAAGTATGGCAGTAATCAAACTAGTTTGCTCACATTTCGATAGTTTACAAGGTGTTGCTACCATTTTAGGGAAAGATTAA
- a CDS encoding glycoside hydrolase family 73 protein — protein sequence MKNFRITLPVVNYKKKPVSVGVTGKRAYVEYNDGKNFFILNNRWLMFLALLIIYLNWYSDNPPEQVTKVYHIYQNEPEQKLTAEEVFENEDFLLASNNESNSKDQLRKRFLLEKQKLIFSYTTKAGVSRTDQLSAKELLTLNRQISELFQNMILGNVKPASHVYHFFTDTADLNKLETALMEQAKFHVPASITLAQAALETSYGRRIIHNNYFGIKDKTGKTSKSTTTEYYTAEEAKKNAHKIINKKLIKSNGKTYYKCLVKDNFEAYRSPWASFRAHSIFLASNSRYYKLFTGGKNYEAWADKIGSSKHGGVGYATSPLYGNLLKSIISRYHLDLLDH from the coding sequence ATGAAAAATTTCAGGATTACTTTACCAGTAGTAAATTACAAAAAGAAACCTGTAAGTGTTGGAGTTACAGGTAAACGAGCTTATGTTGAATACAATGATGGAAAAAACTTTTTCATCTTGAACAATCGCTGGTTAATGTTTCTGGCGTTGTTAATTATCTATTTGAATTGGTATTCGGATAACCCACCAGAACAGGTAACCAAGGTTTATCATATCTACCAGAACGAACCGGAGCAAAAACTAACTGCAGAAGAGGTTTTTGAAAACGAAGACTTTTTATTGGCTTCTAATAATGAGAGCAATTCTAAAGATCAGCTTAGAAAGCGATTTTTACTCGAAAAACAAAAATTGATTTTTAGTTATACCACTAAAGCAGGTGTAAGTAGAACAGATCAATTAAGTGCTAAAGAGTTGCTTACTCTAAACAGGCAAATTAGCGAGCTTTTCCAAAACATGATTTTGGGAAATGTGAAACCTGCTAGCCATGTTTATCATTTCTTTACAGATACAGCAGACCTTAACAAGCTGGAAACTGCACTAATGGAACAGGCAAAATTTCATGTGCCAGCATCCATAACCTTGGCGCAAGCTGCGCTCGAAACTTCTTATGGAAGAAGAATAATCCACAACAATTATTTCGGTATAAAAGACAAAACAGGTAAAACCTCTAAAAGCACTACTACCGAATATTATACCGCCGAAGAAGCAAAAAAGAATGCACATAAAATCATCAACAAAAAACTAATAAAAAGTAATGGCAAGACTTATTACAAATGTTTAGTAAAAGACAACTTTGAAGCTTACAGATCTCCTTGGGCTTCGTTTAGAGCGCACTCAATATTTTTAGCTTCAAATAGCAGGTATTATAAGCTTTTTACTGGTGGTAAAAACTACGAAGCTTGGGCAGATAAAATTGGATCGAGTAAACATGGTGGGGTAGGTTATGCTACATCTCCACTTTATGGGAACCTATTGAAAAGCATTATTTCTCGCTATCACCTAGATTTATTAGATCATTAA
- a CDS encoding DMT family transporter, giving the protein MIFSRGVWYMLLAIFFFSTMGLLVKLISHIPATQIVFFRSIVSLTMSVAMLRYQKVSIWGNNKKYLILRGITGSIALILYFTTLQAIPFASAVTLGFMAPVFATVLGIFIAKEKVFKMQWVFFSLAFIGIYMVEGFDPRVKWWYFVIGLVASLFSGLAYNFIRKLNITEHPLVIIFYFPLITAPITGIYCYFVEWVPPTGSDLLMLILVGIVTQIAQFFMTKSLQLEAISKVTILRYLSIFFALSYGYIFFKETYDWAVYLGMVISIAGVILNLWYRNYRTKQLST; this is encoded by the coding sequence TTGATATTTTCTCGTGGAGTCTGGTACATGCTGTTGGCAATTTTCTTCTTTTCAACTATGGGTTTACTAGTTAAACTCATCTCCCATATACCGGCAACCCAAATCGTTTTCTTTAGGTCTATTGTTTCTCTAACCATGAGTGTGGCTATGCTTCGATACCAGAAGGTAAGCATTTGGGGAAACAATAAAAAGTATTTGATACTAAGAGGAATTACTGGTTCAATTGCGCTCATACTTTACTTTACAACTTTGCAAGCAATTCCATTTGCCAGTGCTGTTACCCTTGGTTTTATGGCACCTGTATTTGCTACAGTTCTTGGGATTTTTATTGCCAAAGAAAAAGTCTTTAAAATGCAATGGGTATTTTTTTCTTTGGCCTTTATAGGCATCTACATGGTAGAAGGTTTTGACCCTCGAGTAAAATGGTGGTATTTTGTTATAGGTCTAGTTGCATCACTATTTTCTGGTCTTGCATATAATTTTATAAGGAAGTTAAACATTACAGAACATCCTCTAGTTATCATATTCTATTTCCCTCTGATCACAGCTCCAATTACCGGAATTTATTGCTACTTTGTTGAGTGGGTTCCACCTACTGGTAGCGATTTATTGATGTTAATATTAGTAGGAATTGTAACCCAAATTGCCCAGTTTTTCATGACCAAATCTTTACAACTAGAAGCTATTTCTAAAGTAACAATTCTAAGATACCTCAGCATCTTCTTTGCACTTTCTTATGGTTATATATTTTTTAAGGAAACTTACGATTGGGCGGTATATTTGGGCATGGTAATTTCTATTGCGGGAGTCATCTTAAATCTCTGGTACAGAAATTATCGCACAAAACAATTATCTACTTAA
- a CDS encoding sensor histidine kinase translates to MHETRRIFFIRNFYGWNFLFWLSLCFAAFFNDLHLNQLQSKTYPFQQLIYYPLSYYLSSWLLSFLVIRLYLSTRSWGKGLFIFAHLLFACFFVFTAKFFSGVNAVLLERLFLEKETYQWAELYGITLSSWWDLYQGFLYYVIFVAGLLGLDIYGRYKNQFDWSAELESKLVKNQLQTLKMQLKPHFLFNALNTIAMMVRRQSNDKAVEMISGLSDMLRSSLSSENRQFVSLDEELQLLKKYLAIEEVRYQDRLSIEFDIDEDTKICKVPNLILQPIVENAFKHGIASSIGEELIRISIKKHESDIVLDVFNTGSTLPPEWTMVSSNGIGVANTAHRLRQLYKGGFKFQVSDDAGGVLVRIILPFQIVK, encoded by the coding sequence ATGCATGAAACCAGAAGGATATTTTTCATTAGAAACTTTTACGGATGGAATTTTCTTTTCTGGTTATCGCTCTGTTTTGCAGCTTTCTTTAACGATTTACATCTGAATCAACTGCAAAGCAAAACCTATCCTTTTCAACAGCTCATATATTATCCTTTAAGCTATTATCTTTCTAGTTGGCTATTAAGTTTTTTGGTAATTCGACTATACTTAAGCACCCGATCGTGGGGTAAAGGTTTGTTTATATTTGCTCATTTGCTGTTTGCTTGCTTTTTCGTATTTACAGCCAAGTTTTTTAGTGGAGTAAATGCAGTTTTACTCGAAAGGCTATTTCTAGAAAAAGAAACTTACCAATGGGCAGAACTCTATGGTATCACTTTGAGTAGTTGGTGGGATTTGTACCAAGGATTTTTGTATTATGTAATTTTTGTGGCAGGCTTACTTGGCTTAGATATTTATGGAAGATACAAAAACCAGTTCGATTGGTCAGCAGAGTTGGAATCGAAGTTGGTAAAAAACCAATTGCAAACGCTAAAAATGCAATTGAAACCTCACTTTCTCTTTAATGCATTAAATACCATTGCGATGATGGTAAGAAGACAAAGTAACGATAAAGCCGTGGAGATGATTTCGGGTTTGAGTGATATGTTGCGAAGTTCGCTAAGTAGTGAAAATCGACAATTTGTGAGTTTGGATGAAGAGCTTCAATTGTTAAAAAAATATCTGGCAATAGAAGAAGTGAGGTATCAAGACAGGTTGAGTATTGAGTTTGATATTGACGAAGATACCAAGATTTGTAAAGTGCCTAATCTAATATTACAACCTATTGTCGAGAATGCATTTAAACATGGCATCGCATCTAGTATTGGCGAAGAACTTATTCGAATATCAATCAAAAAGCACGAAAGCGATATAGTATTAGATGTATTTAACACGGGTTCTACATTGCCACCAGAATGGACAATGGTAAGTAGCAATGGTATTGGTGTTGCCAATACAGCACATCGCCTAAGACAATTGTACAAAGGAGGTTTTAAGTTTCAGGTTTCAGATGATGCCGGAGGAGTTTTAGTAAGAATTATTCTACCATTTCAAATAGTTAAATAA